One genomic segment of Bos javanicus breed banteng chromosome 23, ARS-OSU_banteng_1.0, whole genome shotgun sequence includes these proteins:
- the LOC133235898 gene encoding olfactory receptor 12D1-like — MLNITSVTEFLLLGVTDIQELQPVLFVIFLATYIVSLAGNGAILMVVISDSRLHSPMYFFLGNLSCLDICYFTVTLPKMMGNFLSTHKTISFLGCISQLHFFHFLGSTESMLLAMMGFDRFVAICKPLHYTLTMNHQVCIQMAVTDWITGFFHALLHSVMTSRLNFCGSNHIHHFFCDVKPWLELACGTIELNEWLLNTVTGTIAMGSFFLTFLSYFYIIVYLFFKTHSCSMLHKALSTCTSHFSVVLFFVPVDFVYIHPASSSSMDQDQIIAIMYSVVTPVLNPLIYTLRNKEVKGTLRRVM; from the coding sequence ATGCTGAATATAACCTCAGTCACTGAATTTCTCCTCCTGGGAGTGACAGACATCCAAGAACTGCAGCCTGTTCTCTTCGTGATTTTCCTTGCAACTTACATTGTCAGCTTGGCTGGAAATGGAGCTATCCTGATGGTTGTCATCTCTGATTCAAGACTCCATTctcctatgtattttttcctgggaaaccTGTCATGTCTGGATATCTGCTACTTCACAGTCACTCTGCCAAAGATGATGGGGAACTTCCTCTCTACCCACAAAACAATTTCTTTCTTGGGATGCATAAGCCAGCTTCATTTCTTCCACTTCCTGGGCAGCACAGAGTCCATGTTGCTGGCCATGATGGGCTTTGACCGCTTTGTGGCTATCTGTAAACCACTTCATTATACTCTTACCATGAATCATCAAGTCTGTATCCAGATGGCTGTCACTGACTGGATCACTGGTTTTTTCCATGCCCTTCTGCACTCAGTAATGACCTCTCGCTTAAACTTCTGTGGTTCCAACCATATCCATCACTTCTTCTGTGATGTTAAGCCATGGCTGGAATTGGCCTGTGGGACCATTGAGCTCAATGAGTGGCTGCTCAATACTGTCACAGGCACCATTGCCATGGGCTCATTCTTTCTAACATTCCTGTCCTATTTCTATATTATTGTCTATCTTTTCTTCAAGACCCATTCTTGCAGCATGCTTCATAAAGCACTGTCTACGTGTACCTCCCATTTCTCGGTAGTTCTCTTCTTTGTCCCTGTTGATTTTGTTTACATTCATCCAGCCTCAAGTAGCTCCATGGATCAGGATCAGATCATTGCCATTATGTACAGTGTGGTCACTCCTGTGCTAAATCCACTGATCTATACTTTGAGGAACAAGGAAGTAAAAGGGACCTTGAGGAGGGTGATGTGA